The following are encoded together in the Desulfococcus multivorans genome:
- the galE gene encoding UDP-glucose 4-epimerase GalE: MADNEILVVGGAGYIGSHMCKYLWRRGYRPIVLDNLVCGHRAAVQWGPFIQGDIGDPETLDRVFSEYDIKGVLHFAAYTCVPESVDIPLKYYGNNVANTINLLQGMVRHGVNRLIFSSSCATYGVSDGTPMSEDHVQHPITPYGRTKWMVEQILDDVESAYGLRAVCLRYFNAAGADPDGHLGEDHRPETHLIPIIIKTALGQRDFLSVYGDDYPTRDGTCVRDYIHVEDLAQAHLLALERLLAGGPGGKYNLGNGDGATVREVIERTRGITQASIPVRFEERRPGDVPVLIGSSEKAIRELGWRPQYSDLDAIIETAWNWHRRYPDGYPE; the protein is encoded by the coding sequence ATGGCAGACAACGAAATTCTGGTTGTGGGCGGTGCGGGATATATCGGTTCCCACATGTGCAAATACCTCTGGCGGCGAGGATACAGGCCGATCGTTCTCGATAATCTGGTCTGCGGGCATCGGGCGGCGGTTCAGTGGGGGCCCTTTATTCAAGGCGACATTGGCGACCCCGAAACGCTGGATCGTGTTTTTTCCGAATACGACATCAAGGGGGTACTTCATTTCGCTGCATACACCTGCGTTCCTGAATCGGTGGATATCCCTCTGAAGTATTATGGAAACAACGTCGCCAATACCATCAATCTTCTCCAGGGCATGGTCCGCCATGGGGTGAATCGGTTGATTTTTTCCTCCTCCTGTGCGACCTACGGCGTTTCCGACGGAACGCCCATGTCGGAAGATCACGTTCAGCACCCCATCACCCCCTACGGCCGAACCAAATGGATGGTTGAACAGATCCTGGACGACGTCGAATCAGCCTACGGGCTTCGCGCCGTCTGCCTTCGATATTTCAATGCCGCCGGTGCGGACCCCGACGGTCATCTGGGGGAGGATCATCGGCCGGAAACCCATCTGATTCCCATTATTATCAAAACCGCTTTGGGGCAACGGGATTTTTTAAGCGTGTACGGCGATGATTATCCGACCCGGGACGGCACATGCGTCCGGGACTACATTCATGTGGAGGATCTGGCTCAGGCCCATCTTCTGGCACTCGAAAGACTGTTGGCCGGCGGTCCCGGCGGAAAATACAACCTTGGAAACGGCGACGGCGCTACGGTTCGGGAGGTCATCGAACGAACCCGAGGGATTACGCAGGCGAGCATCCCCGTCCGGTTCGAGGAGCGTCGACCTGGAGACGTACCGGTACTGATCGGGTCTTCGGAAAAAGCGATACGAGAGTTGGGTTGGCGTCCGCAGTATTCCGATCTTGACGCCATCATCGAGACCGCCTGGAACTGGCACCGGCGCTATCCTGACGGATATCCCGAATAG
- a CDS encoding type I polyketide synthase: MTERTPIAVVGIGGVFPGAVDLDAFWHNIANGLESIRKIPEHRWPVAPAKVVAPIPAPDMALSIRAGIVDAFEPDAEAWGLDPLLAADLDPLYHLVLRAGHAAYSDCGGKASDSARTGVILAAIALPTDAASRIAQEIFGRDLAERCLKETLGNATVPPFRTLNRRQCLAARVTSLPGALLARSLGLGGGSCTLDAACASSIYAVKLACDALESRRMDAVLTGGVSRPDNLYTQIGFSQLRALSPSGRCAPFDAGADGLVVGEGAGMLMLKRLDDAVAQGDRIYAVIRGIGLSNDMRGNLLAPDTEGQLRAMQAAYAAAEWSPSAVDHIECHGAGTPLGDRVELTSLRALWKGTRWSRGICAIGSIKSMIGHLLTAAGAAGMLKTLLAMKHATLPPSLHFTRAADGSPLEGGPFRVQTEAQPWEPREDGQPRRAAVSAFGFGGINGHLLFEEYHPVATARPKPNRSSAVADTPPPEIAIVGMAVHIGPLETLKAFQEAVFRGEPACRKRPTGRFKGADDVAADHLAGQGDHGAYLENFAVNVGAFRIPPKEIPDILTQQLLMLKTASDALEDARISLGGEHPRAGAAIGMEFDMEDTDFHTRWQMIHQEEALRDALRQSLPDLDEASASQWLTALQDALSRPLTATRVVGSLGGIVASRVAREFRFGGPSHVVSCGAASGLRALDIGIRSLQRMETDTFLAGAVELTGDVRNMVIASKIRPFSTGDTVRPFDIDADGTLPGEGAVALVLKRRDQAVADGDRIYAVVKGLGGASADGEDPKAMKAAYARSLRRALNDAGIPAGSVGYVEAHGSGNPDEDRIETEALHEVFNDETNRPAVGSLKSLVGDTGAVSGLASVVKTALSLYHDIIPPLSGFTAPAHEAWLSERFHIPIQPQFWIRDRKDGPRRAAVSSMTTDGNTVHAVLEAVDGSLPEKISVRNDRERQRPLGLEGPGLFVVEGQHPETLLEGLDRLDRHSRNDAATMAASAAAWFRERRPVAPGQPMAAAVVAHTPDALRHWVDECRSAVRSRTPRKIIGSNGVAFFPEPMGPEGRIAYVYPGSGNHYLGMGRGVGVQWPEILREMDRETQALKTQMFPGCYIPFRVSWENGWEAAAHRKIVSDPHHMIFGQVVHGGMMTRLAGRFGLRPDAVIGYSLGESAGLFATEAWPERGEMLRRMQETSLFKTDLAGPCNAARSAWHLPEDQAVDWRVAVVNRRAAEVRDALPRWPLARLLIVNTPSECVIGGNGDHVAGIIRTLNCEAVYLEGVVTVHCDAVVPVAEAYRELHRFPTSPPPDIQYYSCALGRVQAMTEASAAEDILAQAVAGFDFPATIEQAYADGIRLFIEMGPQSSCKRMIGQILQGKPHSAVSICERREDDTLTVLKFLGTLAAERVSLDLEPLYGEAAFSEAPIEIHSPQDRGLGTIQRIVGGGTPKSLPAPPLPIRPSALPEPSGAPSEKSSHRGDGVAGSAAAQRLPLHPPVPERIPHGDVGTKTIQAVEKHPPAPHCFAGAERPPFSRFLAAVTDNIAATAEAHKAFLDFSDALTRNYGKSFAIQVRLLEEMTTVEGDLSSRAQTPREARGTAQVGDPQPAYSREMCMEFAVGSAARVLGPEFAVVDTYPVRVRLPDTPLMLVDRILSIEGRKGGLGSGRIVTEHDVLPDAWYLDGDRAPTCISVEAGQADLFLSAYLGIDLRVKGERAYRLLDAKATFHRGLPRPGEVIRYDIHIDKFVRQGKTYMFFFRFEGFIGAEHLITMRDGCAGFFTEAEVRNSGGIIRQETGTAPQPGSKDFTELVPMVVEQYDDSAVDALRQGDPARCFGTAFNGVTLPAGVRLPGGLMRLVHRVVGLEPGGGRYGLGIIRAEADVRPDDWFLTCHFTDDMVMPGTLMYECCMHTLRIFLQRMGWISENPEARYEPVPGKESILRCRGPVTPATRKVLYEVEIAALGYDPEPYALADAMMYADGRPIVRFENMSMKLSGETRENLTSFWKYRSTGHSVQTVVFTREQLMAFCTGKPSDAFGEPYRIFDRERKLARLPRPPYLFMDRVVKCDPEPWVLKPDGWIEAEYRFSPEDWYFKADRSGILPFCILLEIALQPCGWLAAYMGSALQSDQDLKFRNLGGTAVIHRNVPRGAGLLTMRARLTRSSTAGGMIIEHFDLAVLSDEAPVYTGTTYFGFFTEAALAEQAGIQGAAASAYQPTLEEISCGESHAFSVERPLSPEDTIIDPSPSPALPAKALSMIDAVELWAPDGGPFGLGFIRGVKTVDPGEWFFQAHFYQDPVCPGSLGVESFIQLIKFAAIRRWPNLRGTHRFELLTGQTHQWIYRGQILQTHQRIEVDAVITKVTEGDTPTIQADGFIKVDGLFIYRLDNFGLKLMPID; encoded by the coding sequence ATGACTGAAAGAACTCCCATCGCCGTAGTTGGGATCGGCGGCGTATTTCCCGGTGCCGTCGATCTGGACGCTTTCTGGCACAACATCGCTAACGGATTGGAATCGATTCGAAAGATTCCCGAACACCGTTGGCCCGTCGCGCCGGCCAAGGTCGTCGCCCCGATTCCGGCGCCGGACATGGCGCTGTCCATTCGGGCCGGCATCGTAGACGCCTTTGAGCCCGATGCCGAGGCCTGGGGTCTCGATCCACTGCTGGCGGCGGATCTCGATCCCCTCTACCATCTGGTCCTCAGGGCCGGCCATGCGGCCTATTCCGACTGCGGAGGGAAGGCTTCGGATTCCGCCCGCACAGGAGTGATCCTCGCCGCCATTGCATTGCCCACCGATGCTGCTTCCCGAATCGCTCAGGAAATTTTCGGCCGGGATCTGGCCGAACGATGCCTGAAGGAAACTCTCGGCAATGCCACTGTTCCACCGTTCCGCACACTGAACCGGCGTCAATGCCTGGCCGCCCGTGTCACGTCCCTCCCGGGAGCCCTTCTGGCGCGTTCACTGGGACTGGGCGGCGGCAGCTGCACCCTCGATGCCGCCTGCGCATCGTCCATCTATGCCGTCAAACTGGCCTGCGACGCCCTCGAGTCGCGACGAATGGATGCCGTACTGACGGGGGGCGTCTCTCGGCCGGACAATCTTTACACCCAAATCGGTTTCAGCCAGCTGCGCGCCCTCTCACCTTCGGGTCGATGCGCCCCCTTCGATGCCGGCGCAGACGGTCTCGTGGTCGGGGAAGGGGCAGGCATGCTGATGCTGAAACGGCTGGACGACGCCGTGGCTCAGGGCGACAGGATCTATGCCGTTATCCGGGGTATCGGGCTCTCCAACGACATGCGGGGCAACCTGCTTGCACCTGACACCGAAGGACAGTTGCGGGCCATGCAGGCAGCGTATGCGGCAGCGGAGTGGTCGCCGTCGGCGGTGGATCACATCGAGTGTCACGGTGCGGGAACGCCTTTAGGGGACCGCGTCGAGTTGACCAGCCTGAGGGCTTTGTGGAAAGGCACCCGATGGTCCCGAGGCATATGCGCCATCGGGTCGATCAAATCGATGATCGGGCACCTGCTTACCGCAGCCGGAGCCGCGGGAATGCTCAAAACCCTTCTGGCGATGAAGCACGCGACACTGCCGCCTTCCCTTCATTTTACCCGAGCGGCCGACGGAAGCCCCCTTGAAGGCGGCCCCTTTCGGGTGCAGACCGAGGCCCAGCCATGGGAACCCCGGGAAGATGGGCAACCGCGCCGTGCTGCCGTCAGCGCCTTCGGCTTCGGCGGGATCAATGGACACCTTCTGTTCGAGGAATACCATCCCGTTGCCACCGCCCGACCCAAACCAAACCGGTCCTCCGCCGTGGCGGACACACCGCCGCCCGAGATCGCCATCGTCGGAATGGCGGTCCATATCGGCCCCCTCGAGACCCTGAAAGCTTTTCAGGAAGCGGTTTTCAGGGGCGAGCCCGCTTGTCGGAAACGTCCGACAGGGCGTTTCAAAGGCGCGGACGATGTAGCCGCGGATCATCTGGCGGGACAAGGGGACCACGGGGCTTATCTCGAAAATTTTGCCGTCAATGTCGGCGCGTTCCGCATTCCGCCCAAGGAGATCCCGGACATCCTGACGCAGCAACTCCTGATGCTGAAAACAGCGTCGGACGCCCTCGAAGATGCTCGAATCTCTCTCGGTGGCGAACATCCCCGTGCAGGGGCCGCCATCGGCATGGAATTCGACATGGAAGACACCGACTTCCACACGCGATGGCAGATGATCCATCAGGAAGAGGCCCTCAGGGACGCCCTTCGTCAAAGCCTTCCGGATCTGGACGAGGCATCGGCGTCCCAGTGGCTGACAGCGCTTCAAGACGCCCTCTCCCGCCCCCTCACCGCCACCAGGGTGGTGGGATCCCTGGGGGGCATCGTCGCCAGCCGTGTGGCCCGGGAATTCCGGTTCGGTGGTCCGAGCCACGTGGTTTCCTGCGGAGCGGCATCGGGTCTTCGCGCTCTCGACATCGGGATCCGATCCCTTCAGCGGATGGAAACAGACACCTTCCTGGCTGGGGCGGTGGAACTCACCGGGGACGTCCGCAACATGGTGATCGCCTCGAAAATTCGCCCCTTCAGTACCGGCGATACGGTCCGGCCCTTCGACATTGATGCCGACGGGACCCTCCCCGGAGAAGGCGCCGTGGCGCTGGTTCTCAAACGGCGCGATCAGGCAGTCGCCGACGGCGATCGGATCTATGCCGTCGTCAAAGGTCTCGGAGGCGCCTCGGCAGACGGCGAAGATCCCAAGGCCATGAAGGCGGCTTACGCCCGCTCCCTGAGGCGGGCACTGAATGACGCCGGCATTCCGGCGGGCTCGGTCGGTTACGTGGAAGCGCACGGCAGCGGGAACCCCGATGAGGATCGGATCGAAACCGAAGCGCTCCACGAGGTATTCAATGATGAAACGAACCGTCCCGCCGTGGGATCCCTGAAATCTCTGGTCGGCGATACGGGCGCGGTGTCGGGCCTGGCATCTGTGGTCAAGACCGCTCTGTCCCTCTACCACGACATCATACCGCCGCTCAGCGGTTTTACGGCGCCCGCCCACGAGGCCTGGCTGTCAGAGAGATTTCACATCCCCATCCAGCCCCAGTTCTGGATCCGGGACCGAAAGGACGGTCCTCGTCGGGCCGCCGTCTCTTCCATGACGACGGACGGCAACACGGTTCACGCCGTTCTGGAAGCCGTTGACGGGTCTCTCCCCGAAAAAATTTCCGTCCGGAACGATCGGGAGCGACAGCGCCCCCTGGGGCTTGAAGGCCCGGGGCTGTTTGTCGTGGAAGGCCAACACCCTGAAACCCTTCTTGAAGGACTCGACCGTCTGGATCGCCACTCCCGAAATGACGCCGCGACGATGGCGGCATCCGCGGCCGCATGGTTCCGTGAGCGCCGCCCCGTTGCCCCGGGACAGCCCATGGCCGCAGCCGTCGTCGCCCACACCCCCGATGCTCTCCGCCATTGGGTCGACGAATGTCGAAGCGCCGTCCGATCTCGAACACCCCGGAAGATCATCGGATCGAACGGTGTGGCTTTTTTCCCCGAACCGATGGGACCGGAAGGCCGGATCGCCTATGTCTACCCCGGATCGGGGAACCATTATCTTGGCATGGGCAGGGGCGTCGGCGTTCAGTGGCCTGAAATCCTGAGGGAGATGGACCGGGAGACCCAGGCACTCAAAACCCAGATGTTCCCCGGATGCTATATACCGTTTCGTGTCTCGTGGGAGAATGGATGGGAAGCGGCGGCACACCGCAAGATTGTCTCCGACCCCCATCACATGATTTTCGGTCAGGTGGTGCACGGCGGCATGATGACTCGTCTGGCGGGTCGGTTCGGACTCAGGCCCGATGCGGTGATCGGCTACAGCCTCGGAGAGTCGGCCGGCCTGTTCGCCACGGAGGCATGGCCTGAACGGGGCGAGATGCTGAGACGAATGCAGGAGACTTCCCTTTTCAAGACCGACCTGGCCGGCCCCTGCAATGCCGCCAGAAGCGCCTGGCACCTTCCGGAAGATCAGGCGGTGGACTGGCGAGTCGCCGTCGTAAACCGGAGGGCGGCCGAAGTCCGGGACGCTCTTCCCCGTTGGCCCTTGGCGCGGCTGTTGATCGTGAACACGCCTTCTGAATGCGTCATCGGCGGCAACGGCGATCACGTCGCCGGCATTATCCGGACCCTCAACTGCGAAGCTGTATACCTGGAAGGCGTGGTCACCGTTCACTGCGACGCCGTTGTTCCCGTCGCGGAGGCATACCGGGAGCTTCACCGATTCCCCACATCGCCCCCTCCCGACATTCAGTATTACAGTTGCGCTCTGGGTCGGGTCCAGGCGATGACCGAAGCATCGGCGGCTGAAGACATCCTCGCCCAGGCCGTTGCAGGATTCGATTTCCCGGCGACGATAGAACAAGCCTATGCCGACGGTATACGGCTTTTCATCGAAATGGGACCCCAGTCCTCCTGCAAGCGAATGATCGGCCAGATCCTTCAGGGGAAACCCCATTCAGCCGTTTCCATCTGCGAACGCAGGGAAGACGACACCCTTACGGTTCTCAAGTTTCTGGGAACGCTCGCCGCCGAGCGGGTATCGCTGGATCTTGAACCGCTTTACGGCGAGGCGGCCTTTTCCGAAGCGCCGATAGAAATCCATAGCCCTCAAGATCGGGGTCTCGGAACCATCCAAAGAATCGTCGGGGGAGGAACTCCGAAATCGTTACCGGCCCCTCCCCTTCCGATCCGCCCTTCCGCACTTCCGGAGCCGTCCGGAGCACCCTCGGAAAAATCGTCTCACCGAGGTGACGGTGTTGCCGGTTCGGCGGCAGCCCAACGCCTCCCTCTCCACCCGCCGGTGCCGGAAAGGATACCTCATGGCGACGTCGGCACGAAGACCATCCAAGCCGTCGAAAAGCATCCGCCGGCGCCGCACTGTTTCGCCGGCGCCGAGCGCCCGCCCTTCTCCCGATTTCTCGCCGCAGTGACCGACAACATCGCCGCCACGGCCGAAGCCCATAAGGCATTCCTCGACTTTTCCGACGCCCTGACCCGAAATTACGGCAAGAGCTTTGCTATCCAGGTTCGTCTTCTCGAGGAAATGACAACCGTCGAAGGGGATCTTTCCTCGAGGGCTCAAACACCAAGGGAGGCCCGGGGCACCGCGCAAGTCGGCGACCCGCAGCCGGCGTATTCCCGGGAGATGTGCATGGAATTCGCCGTCGGCTCCGCAGCCCGCGTGTTGGGGCCCGAATTCGCCGTAGTGGACACCTATCCGGTACGGGTTCGACTTCCGGATACCCCCCTCATGCTGGTGGATCGGATCCTTTCGATCGAGGGTCGGAAGGGCGGATTGGGCTCGGGGCGAATCGTCACCGAACACGACGTCCTCCCCGATGCCTGGTATCTCGACGGAGATCGGGCACCTACATGTATTTCCGTGGAAGCGGGTCAGGCCGATCTTTTTCTGTCAGCCTACCTGGGTATCGACCTCCGGGTGAAAGGAGAACGCGCCTACCGCCTGCTCGACGCCAAGGCCACCTTTCATCGGGGGTTACCCCGACCGGGCGAGGTCATCCGGTATGACATCCATATCGACAAGTTTGTCCGGCAAGGCAAAACCTATATGTTCTTCTTCCGCTTCGAGGGGTTCATCGGCGCCGAACATCTTATCACCATGCGGGACGGCTGTGCCGGATTCTTCACCGAAGCCGAGGTTCGCAATTCCGGCGGCATCATCCGACAAGAGACCGGAACAGCCCCGCAACCGGGCAGCAAAGACTTCACCGAACTGGTGCCCATGGTGGTCGAACAATATGACGATTCAGCGGTGGACGCCCTTCGTCAGGGCGATCCGGCCCGTTGCTTCGGTACAGCCTTCAACGGCGTGACGCTGCCTGCCGGCGTCCGGCTGCCCGGAGGACTTATGCGTCTCGTCCATCGTGTCGTCGGACTGGAACCCGGAGGCGGTCGGTATGGGCTGGGCATCATTCGGGCGGAGGCCGACGTCCGACCCGACGACTGGTTCCTTACCTGCCATTTCACCGATGATATGGTCATGCCGGGGACCCTGATGTACGAATGCTGCATGCACACCCTCAGAATCTTCCTCCAACGAATGGGATGGATATCGGAAAACCCCGAGGCCCGTTATGAACCGGTCCCCGGCAAAGAAAGTATTCTCAGGTGCCGGGGTCCCGTTACTCCCGCGACACGAAAGGTGCTTTACGAGGTTGAAATCGCCGCGCTCGGTTACGATCCGGAGCCCTATGCATTGGCCGATGCCATGATGTATGCCGACGGCCGACCCATCGTCCGTTTCGAGAACATGTCCATGAAATTGTCGGGAGAAACCCGCGAAAACTTAACGTCTTTCTGGAAGTACCGTTCCACGGGCCATTCCGTGCAGACCGTCGTGTTCACCCGGGAGCAGCTCATGGCCTTTTGCACGGGAAAGCCGTCGGATGCTTTCGGTGAACCCTACCGGATCTTTGACCGGGAAAGAAAGCTCGCCCGTCTCCCCCGACCCCCATATCTGTTTATGGATCGCGTCGTCAAATGCGACCCTGAACCCTGGGTGCTCAAGCCGGATGGATGGATCGAAGCCGAATACCGTTTTTCCCCGGAAGACTGGTATTTCAAAGCGGATCGGAGCGGTATTCTCCCCTTCTGCATCCTGTTGGAGATCGCGCTCCAGCCCTGCGGCTGGCTCGCCGCCTACATGGGTTCCGCCCTCCAAAGCGATCAGGACCTCAAATTTCGAAACCTGGGCGGTACCGCCGTCATACACCGGAATGTCCCGAGAGGAGCCGGTCTCTTGACCATGCGGGCTCGGTTGACCCGGTCTTCCACGGCCGGGGGCATGATTATCGAGCATTTCGACCTGGCGGTATTGAGCGACGAAGCACCCGTTTACACCGGAACCACCTATTTCGGTTTTTTCACGGAAGCCGCTCTGGCGGAGCAGGCCGGCATCCAGGGAGCCGCCGCCTCGGCTTATCAACCCACCCTGGAGGAGATCAGCTGCGGAGAATCCCATGCTTTCAGCGTCGAAAGGCCGCTGTCGCCGGAAGATACGATCATCGACCCCTCGCCGTCGCCGGCCCTTCCCGCGAAGGCCCTCAGTATGATCGACGCCGTCGAGCTCTGGGCTCCCGACGGCGGGCCCTTTGGTCTGGGGTTCATTCGCGGCGTGAAGACCGTCGATCCGGGCGAGTGGTTTTTCCAGGCCCATTTTTACCAGGATCCGGTATGCCCGGGATCCCTGGGCGTCGAATCCTTCATACAACTGATTAAGTTCGCAGCAATCCGGCGCTGGCCGAACCTCCGGGGAACTCACCGTTTCGAGCTGCTCACGGGTCAGACCCATCAGTGGATTTATCGCGGCCAGATTCTTCAGACCCACCAGAGAATCGAGGTGGACGCCGTGATCACCAAGGTGACGGAAGGGGATACGCCGACCATACAGGCAGACGGATTTATAAAGGTTGACGGTTTGTTTATCTATCGGCTGGACAATTTCGGGCTGAAACTGATGCCCATCGACTGA
- a CDS encoding 3-oxoacyl-ACP synthase III has translation MQFNNVYIDAFGYELPPNVVASRDLEERLAPLYRRLRLKSGQLEAITGIYERRFWDPGFKVSEGAAAAGRKVLDTASISTGDIGMLIFAGVCRDNLEPATACAVADALQIPSEAQVYDVSNACLGVLNGMIHIANAIELGHIRAGLVVSCETAREIVDITINRLLEIQDMTLFKETIATLTGGSGAVGVVMTHSSLSRRGHRLVGGVARHAARFHRLCLWGPDAGRAVHGTPVMKTDSIGVLKNGVNLGIETYHAFAAEIKWPADAPDRIICHQVGASHQKTILESIGIPLEKDFVTFPFLGNIGTVSLPVTAAIAAERGVLQKGDRVGFFGIGSGLNCMMLGIDW, from the coding sequence ATGCAATTCAACAATGTTTACATCGATGCCTTTGGGTACGAACTGCCGCCGAACGTGGTGGCTTCACGGGACCTCGAAGAACGCCTTGCACCCCTTTACCGGCGCCTCCGTCTCAAAAGCGGACAACTCGAGGCCATTACCGGAATCTATGAGCGTCGATTCTGGGATCCAGGGTTCAAGGTCTCCGAAGGCGCCGCAGCAGCAGGTCGAAAAGTTCTCGACACCGCCTCGATCTCAACGGGTGATATCGGCATGCTGATTTTTGCCGGCGTCTGTCGGGACAACCTCGAACCGGCAACGGCCTGCGCGGTGGCCGATGCGCTGCAAATCCCATCCGAAGCCCAGGTTTACGATGTGTCCAACGCATGCCTTGGGGTCCTGAACGGCATGATCCATATCGCCAACGCCATCGAGTTGGGACATATCCGCGCAGGCCTTGTCGTCTCTTGCGAAACGGCTCGGGAAATCGTCGACATCACCATCAACCGCCTCCTCGAGATTCAGGACATGACCCTGTTCAAAGAGACCATTGCCACCTTGACCGGCGGATCGGGGGCGGTGGGAGTGGTCATGACCCATTCATCCCTTTCCCGCAGGGGGCATCGCCTCGTGGGAGGGGTCGCCCGGCATGCCGCCCGTTTTCACCGGCTCTGCCTGTGGGGTCCCGATGCCGGACGCGCCGTCCACGGCACGCCCGTCATGAAAACCGATTCCATAGGCGTTCTCAAAAACGGCGTCAACCTGGGCATCGAAACCTACCACGCATTTGCGGCGGAAATAAAATGGCCGGCGGATGCCCCGGACCGGATCATCTGCCACCAGGTCGGGGCGTCCCACCAGAAAACAATCCTCGAATCCATCGGCATCCCTCTGGAAAAGGATTTCGTAACGTTTCCGTTCCTGGGCAATATCGGAACGGTCTCTCTGCCCGTCACAGCCGCCATCGCCGCCGAACGAGGGGTTCTTCAAAAAGGCGACAGAGTCGGTTTTTTCGGCATAGGGAGCGGCCTGAACTGCATGATGCTCGGCATCGACTGGTAA